In the Vibrio agarivorans genome, TGTCGCAACACCAAAATCTGCACCTAGCATCATGCCTAGTGGGAAAAGGAACATGTTTACAACCGCGTGTTCAAATACCAACGCGAAGAAGATGAAGATTGGGAACCACATTGCAGCGATACGACCACTTAGGCGACGCGCTGTCATGTTACCAATCACACCTAGACACACCATTAGGTTACATAGAATACCGCGTACAAAACAGGTGATCCAACCGTCAACGCCCAGTGACTCAAAGCCTGCTGAGCGAGCTGTTGATGCGTTGATGATAGTTTTTGCTACTGCACCGCCGTCGTTAGTGAAGTTTGACGTTAGTGAAAGCGCGATGATGTAAGCGATAAAGATAGAGCCGACCAAGTTACCAAGACCAACAAGACCCCAACAACGTAGAACGCGACCCCAAGAGATACCTGGGCGGTTTTCAAATTTCGCTAGAGGTGCTAGACCAAATACACCCGTTACTAGGTCGTAACCCATGATGCTTAGAATAACAAAGCCCACAGGGAACACCATTGCACCCACCACACCGATACCGGTTTGCGTGATGGTTGTCAGTGCAAGTACTACCGCCAGTGAAAGGATGATACCAGCCATGAAGCCACGGATAAGCAAGTCACGCGTGTGCGTTTTCGTTTTTGCTTCGCCAACGTTTATCATCGTTTGCACGAATTCAGCAGGTTTAAAGTCAGACATCATTGTCTCTCCATAAAGTATTAAGATAAAAGTTTAAAAGTGAATAGGGAAAGGCTCCCAGCTTTCGCGACCCTACATCTACCAAAGCAGGGAACCTTTAATCTATTGACTCTTACGAGAACTCTCTACAAAGAGAAGGTTCGAGGATGAAGGTGAAAGGTCGGAGATTACGCCTCTTCCTTCATCCTCTGGCCTTCCGCCTTTATTAACCGGCGATCTCTACCGAGCCTTTAACAACGCGCGCTTTAAACGCTTTCACGTTGAAGCGCTCATCTTCCATGCATGCGCCTGTGGCTAGGTTAAAGTGTTGTTTCTTAAGCGGGCTAGCCACCCAAAGCTCGCCTTTGTGCTCGCCGATAAGGCCGCGTGATAACACGTTTGAGCGAGCAAATGGGTCCATATTGCTGATCGCAAACACTTCTTCCGCTTCTGAAGGGCGGAACACCGCCACTTGTTGGTCTTTCACTAGAGCACAAACGCCAGTACCCGGTACGATGTCTGTGATGTCACATACTTTTTCAAATGCCATGATGATGACTCCGCTCTTATTCAGTCACTGCTACGTGAAGGATGTCGCCCTTCGCCTCTGGGTGTTTCTCTGTGTAAGTTGCAGGGCGGTGCTGGGCACGCTCGTCAACAAACATCACGTTGTCATCACGCTTATCTGAGTTGATGAAGTGTGAGAAACGCTTTAGCTGAGACTCATCGTTGATGGTATCCGTCCACTCACAACGGAACTCTTCAACCAACTTAGCCACGTCAGTTTCTAGTTGCTCGTTGATACCAAGCTTATCTTCAACAATCACTTCACGTAGGTAGTCAACACCACCTTCCATGTTCTCTAGCCATACTGATGTGCGCTGTAGTGGCGCAGCCGTACGGATGTAGAACATCATGAAACGGTCGATGTATTTGATTAGCGTTGCTTCGTCTAGGTCACTTGCTAGCAGGTCAGCGTGGCGTGGCTTCATACCACCGTTACCACATACATACATATTCCAGCCTGCATCGGTCGCGATGATGCCAAGATCT is a window encoding:
- a CDS encoding formate/nitrite transporter family protein, which gives rise to MMSDFKPAEFVQTMINVGEAKTKTHTRDLLIRGFMAGIILSLAVVLALTTITQTGIGVVGAMVFPVGFVILSIMGYDLVTGVFGLAPLAKFENRPGISWGRVLRCWGLVGLGNLVGSIFIAYIIALSLTSNFTNDGGAVAKTIINASTARSAGFESLGVDGWITCFVRGILCNLMVCLGVIGNMTARRLSGRIAAMWFPIFIFFALVFEHAVVNMFLFPLGMMLGADFGVATWLNFNLIPTILGNIVGGLLFTCVPLYLTHAKTAPSLDAKEEKVEATPAFSAK
- the nirD gene encoding nitrite reductase small subunit NirD, producing the protein MAFEKVCDITDIVPGTGVCALVKDQQVAVFRPSEAEEVFAISNMDPFARSNVLSRGLIGEHKGELWVASPLKKQHFNLATGACMEDERFNVKAFKARVVKGSVEIAG